One window from the genome of Gambusia affinis linkage group LG14, SWU_Gaff_1.0, whole genome shotgun sequence encodes:
- the grinaa gene encoding glutamate receptor, ionotropic, N-methyl D-aspartate-associated protein 1a (glutamate binding) isoform X1 has translation MSQDKSQFPIMGESNPLHNNVYGPPQQGFGMPPPNYSQGPGGPYPPPAGYGQPGFAQPGPGFAPGPYPQMPFPQMPYPQGPYNQGPYQHGPGQPAFHGDPMAAPAGSPGYHGDVPPSYYDNEEFAGCGFEDKNIRRAFIRKVFSVLSVQLLVTCAFVSIFTFVEDAKLFVQRNRWTYYVSYAVFFVSLITISCCGDFRRKHPWNLVALSILTLSMSYMVGMIASFYNTETVIIAVGITTVVCFTVVLFSLQSKYDFTSCRGVLFVCLIVLLVFSILCIFIRNKILDLVYASLGALLFTCFLAVDTQLLLGNKQLALSPEEYIFASLNLYTDIINIFLYLLAIVGRSRE, from the exons ATGTCCCAGGACAAAAGTCAATTCCCTATTATGGGTGAGAGCAACCCGCTTCACAACAACGTTTATGGTCCGCCTCAACAAGGATTCGGTATGCCGCCCCCCAACTACAGCCAGGGTCCAGGGGGACCTTACCCACCACCTGCTGGTTATGGACAGCCTGGCTTCGCCCAACCAGGTCCAGGCTTTGCCCCTGGCCCCTACCCCCAGATGCCCTTTCCCCAGATGCCCTATCCACAGGGCCCATACAATCAGGGGCCATATCAGCATGGACCTGGACAGCCTGCTTTTCATGGTGACCCAATGG CAGCACCTGCAGGCAGTCCTGGTTATCACGGTGATGTTCCTCCTTCTTACTATGACAATGAAGAATTTGCCGGATGTGGCTTTGAGGATAAAAACATCCGTCGAGCCTTCATCAGAAAA GTCTTTTCTGTTCTCTCAGTGCAGCTCTTGGTCACCTGCGCTTTCGTTTCCATCTTCACGTTTGTCGAGGATGCTAAGTTGTTTGTGCAACGCAACCGGTGGACGTATTATGTGTCCTACGCAGTCTTCTTCGTGTCGCTGATCACCATCAGCTGCTGTGGGGATTTCCGCCGCAAACACCCCTGGAATTTGGTTGCTTTG tCCATCTTGACATTGAGCATGTCCTACATGGTGGGCATGATCGCCAGCTTCTACAACACAGAGACAGTCATCATAGCTGTTGGCATCACGACGGTGGTCTGCTTCACTGTTGTCCTCTTCTCACTGCAG AGCAAGTATGACTTCACTTCCTGTCGGGGCGTTCTCTTTGTGTGCCTGATTGTGCTGCTGGTCTTTTCGATTCTCTGCATCTTCATCCGCAACAAGATCCTGGACTTAGTTTACGCCTCCCTAGGAGCTCTGCTGTTCACCTGC tttttggcTGTTGACACCCAGCTTCTTTTGGGCAACAAGCAGCTTGCTCTCAGTCCAGAGGAGTACATATTTGCCTCACTCAACCTTTACACTGACATCATCAACATTTTCCTCTAC
- the grinaa gene encoding glutamate receptor, ionotropic, N-methyl D-aspartate-associated protein 1a (glutamate binding) isoform X2 yields the protein MSQDKSQFPIMGESNPLHNNVYGPPQQGFGMPPPNYSQGPGGPYPPPAGYGQPGFAQPGPGFAPGPYPQMPFPQMPYPQGPYNQGPYQHGPGQPAFHGDPMAPAGSPGYHGDVPPSYYDNEEFAGCGFEDKNIRRAFIRKVFSVLSVQLLVTCAFVSIFTFVEDAKLFVQRNRWTYYVSYAVFFVSLITISCCGDFRRKHPWNLVALSILTLSMSYMVGMIASFYNTETVIIAVGITTVVCFTVVLFSLQSKYDFTSCRGVLFVCLIVLLVFSILCIFIRNKILDLVYASLGALLFTCFLAVDTQLLLGNKQLALSPEEYIFASLNLYTDIINIFLYLLAIVGRSRE from the exons ATGTCCCAGGACAAAAGTCAATTCCCTATTATGGGTGAGAGCAACCCGCTTCACAACAACGTTTATGGTCCGCCTCAACAAGGATTCGGTATGCCGCCCCCCAACTACAGCCAGGGTCCAGGGGGACCTTACCCACCACCTGCTGGTTATGGACAGCCTGGCTTCGCCCAACCAGGTCCAGGCTTTGCCCCTGGCCCCTACCCCCAGATGCCCTTTCCCCAGATGCCCTATCCACAGGGCCCATACAATCAGGGGCCATATCAGCATGGACCTGGACAGCCTGCTTTTCATGGTGACCCAATGG CACCTGCAGGCAGTCCTGGTTATCACGGTGATGTTCCTCCTTCTTACTATGACAATGAAGAATTTGCCGGATGTGGCTTTGAGGATAAAAACATCCGTCGAGCCTTCATCAGAAAA GTCTTTTCTGTTCTCTCAGTGCAGCTCTTGGTCACCTGCGCTTTCGTTTCCATCTTCACGTTTGTCGAGGATGCTAAGTTGTTTGTGCAACGCAACCGGTGGACGTATTATGTGTCCTACGCAGTCTTCTTCGTGTCGCTGATCACCATCAGCTGCTGTGGGGATTTCCGCCGCAAACACCCCTGGAATTTGGTTGCTTTG tCCATCTTGACATTGAGCATGTCCTACATGGTGGGCATGATCGCCAGCTTCTACAACACAGAGACAGTCATCATAGCTGTTGGCATCACGACGGTGGTCTGCTTCACTGTTGTCCTCTTCTCACTGCAG AGCAAGTATGACTTCACTTCCTGTCGGGGCGTTCTCTTTGTGTGCCTGATTGTGCTGCTGGTCTTTTCGATTCTCTGCATCTTCATCCGCAACAAGATCCTGGACTTAGTTTACGCCTCCCTAGGAGCTCTGCTGTTCACCTGC tttttggcTGTTGACACCCAGCTTCTTTTGGGCAACAAGCAGCTTGCTCTCAGTCCAGAGGAGTACATATTTGCCTCACTCAACCTTTACACTGACATCATCAACATTTTCCTCTAC